In a genomic window of Lycium ferocissimum isolate CSIRO_LF1 chromosome 9, AGI_CSIRO_Lferr_CH_V1, whole genome shotgun sequence:
- the LOC132030875 gene encoding oligouridylate-binding protein 1, translated as MMQQQRLKQQQQQALMQQSLYHPGLLAPPQIEPILSGNLPPGFDSSTCRSVYVGNIHSQVTEPLLQEVFSSTGPLEGCKLIRKDKSSYGFVDYFDRRSAALAIVTLNGRHLFGQPIKVNWAYASAQREDTSNHFNIFVGDLSPEVTDATLFACFSVYPGCSDARVMWDQKTGRSRGFGFVSFRNQQEAQSAINDMNGKWLGSRQIRCNWAAKGAGANDDMQSSDAKSVVELTAATSDDGQEKANEDAPENNPQYTTVYVGNLAQEVTSVDLHRHFHTLGAGVIEDVRIQRDKGFGFVRYSSHAEAARAIQLGNARILFGKPVKCSWGSKPTPPGSSSNPLPPPAIGQVPGFSAMDLAAYERQIALAKMASAQALMHPQGQRIGAPSQAMYDGGYGSIASAQPPMYY; from the exons ATAGAGCCCATCTTGAGTGGAAATCTGCCTCCTGGATTTGATTCAAGTACTTGCAGGAGTGT GTATGTCGGAAACATCCACTCACAAGTCACAGAACCACTTCTTCAAGAGGTTTTCTCAAGCACCGGTCCCCTTGAGGGATGCAAACTCATAAGAAAAGATAAG TCATCCTATGGTTTTGTGGATTACTTTGATCGCCGGTCAGCTGCGCTTGCTATCGTGACACTTAATGGGAGGCACTT GTTTGGGCAGCCTATAAAAGTTAACTGGGCGTATGCCAGTGCTCAAAGAGAGGACACATCAA ATCATTTTAACATATTTGTGGGTGATCTTAGTCCGGAGGTTACAGATGCCACATTGTTTGCATGCTTTTCTGTATACCCTGGCTGCTC AGATGCAAGAGTGATGTGGGATCAGAAAACAGGCCGTTCAAGGGGGTTTGGGTTTGTTTCCTTTCGTAACCAGCAG GAAGCGCAAAGTGCAATAAACGATATGAATG GGAAGTGGCTTGGAAGCAGACAAATCCGCTGCAACTGGGCAGCAAAAGGTGCTGGAGCCAATGATGATATGCAGAGTTCAGATGCCAAAAGTGTTGTTGAGTTGACAGCTGCAACATCAG ATGATGGTCAAGAGAAGGCCAACGAAGACGCTCCGGAAAATAATCCCCAGTATACAACTGTTTATGTTGGCAACCTTGCTCAGGAA GTCACTTCAGTTGACCTCCATCGTCATTTTCACACTCTTGGGGCTGGTGTTATTGAAGATGTCCGTATTCAACGAGACAAAGGTTTTGGTTTTGTAAGATACAGCAGTCATGCTGAAGCAGCTCGAGCTATTCAGTTGGGAAATGCCCGAATCCTTTTTGGTAAACCTGTTAAG TGCTCGTGGGGAAGCAAGCCTACTCCACCAGGAAGCAGCTCAAACCCTCTACCACCTCCTGCTATCGGACAAGTCCCCGGTTTTTCAGCAATGGATCTCGCAGCATACGAGAGGCAGATTGCTTTGGCTAAGATGGCTAGTGCACAGGCTCTCATGCATCCTCAGGGCCAGCGAATTGGCGCTCCTAGTCAGGCTATGTATGATGGTGGCTATGGAAGCATTGCTTCAGCGCAACCACCAATGTACTACTAG
- the LOC132030876 gene encoding protein TIFY 10A: MGSSEIVDSSKVTGQKSQFSQTCNLLSQFLKKNGSVGDLNNIGIYRSFEPTGSQQTTTTTTMNLLPMIEKSGDSSSSSSSEKIPQKPMNLFPQEVDFAKEQISKNTEPEKAQMTIFYGGQVIVFDDFPADKANEIMKLASKKNTKNSINNFSYTMVNNQELPKCQVPIPKPSVADLPIARRNSLTRFLEKRKDRITATAPYQISNKKIANSKNEENKAWLGLGAQFVKTEQYF, from the exons ATGGGGTCATCAGAAATTGTAGATTCAAGCAAGGTTACTGGTCAGAAATCACAGTTTTCTCAAACCTGTAATCTTTTGAGTCAATTCTTGAAGAAAAATGGTTCTGTTGGAGATCTTAATAATATTGGTATCTACAGAAGCTTTGAACCAACTG GATCTCAACAAACAACTACCACCACTACAATGAATTTGTTACCAATGATTGAAAAATCAGGTgattcttcatcatcatcatcatcagaaAAAATTCCTCAAAAACCAATGAATCTTTTCCCACAAGAAGTTGATTTTGCCAAAGAACAAATCTCAAAAAACACTGAACCAGAAAAGGCACAAATGACCATATTCTATGGTGGACAAGTCATTGTATTTGATGATTTTCCAGCTGATAAagcaaatgaaatcatgaaattagccagcaagaaaaacaccaagaactccataaataatttttcttatacCATGGTGAATAATCAAGAACTCCCAAAGTGTCAAGTCCCAATTCCAAAGCCATCTGTTGCTGATTTACCAATTGCAAGAAGAAATTCACTCACAAGATtcttggagaaaagaaaagatagaataaCAGCAACTGCACCATACCAAATCAGCAACAAAAAAATTGCTAATTCTAAGAATGAGGAGAACAAGGCATGGTTGGGATTAGGTGCTCAATTTGTTAAAACTGAGCagtacttttag